The following proteins come from a genomic window of Miscanthus floridulus cultivar M001 chromosome 2, ASM1932011v1, whole genome shotgun sequence:
- the LOC136536633 gene encoding uncharacterized protein — MSGHDAASFRSACSPWRAAVPFATFVPLLLPPFDPDLDRVGFYRVLKKVLSETLPDARNKVACGSSCGWLALMDEAASVTLLNPFAGVRAPPPHIELPLAGEHVATASSSERVSRVHGQWVLHPTNGYGDADAAGRAIKLEDMRDMFFREIVLSAPPDVAGRECVAMAMLGCSTEVTFYRVGLDSAWTLLDTKLEFSVGSIVHCQDKFLAIDCTGEISVCSSNAAGATPTATLLPSLSPPVGLCHRSYLESNGELHIVCAMVSTFHET, encoded by the coding sequence atgtcaggccacgacgcggcgtcctttcgatccgcttgctccccatggcgcgctGCCGTCCCATTCGCGACCTTCGTGCCGCTCCTGCTGCCCCCGTTCGACCCCGACTTggaccgcgtcggcttctacCGTGTCCTGAAGAAGGTCTTGTCAGAGACGCTGCCCGATGCGCGCAAcaaggtggcgtgcggctcctcgtgtgggtggctggcgctcatggatgaggcggcgtccgtgacgctgctgaatccattcgccggtgtccgtgccccccccccccacattgAGCTTCCGCTAGCAGGCGAACACGTTGCGACGGCGTCCTCATCAgaacgcgtgtctagggtccacggccagtgggtcctccatcccaccaatggCTATGGGGACGCGGATGCCGCAGGTAGAGCCATCAAGCTTGAAGACATGAGAGACatgttcttccgtgagatcgtgctctcggcgccgcctgaCGTCGCCGGTcgcgagtgcgtggccatggccatgcttgggtgctccacggaggtcacGTTCTACCGGGTTGGActcgacagcgcatggacgctaCTCGACACTAAACTggagttctccgtggggtccatcgtccactgccaagacaagtttttggcgatcgactgcactggagaaatctccgtttgcagcagcaacgccgccggcgctactccaaccgcgacgctgctgccatcgctgtcgccacctgtGGGGCTCTGCCACCGtagctacctggaatcaaacggtgagctacACATTGTGTGTGCCATGGTGAGCACATTCCACGAGACatag